Proteins encoded together in one Marinobacter sp. Arc7-DN-1 window:
- a CDS encoding PAAR domain-containing protein, with product MSNLTAACVGDMHVCPIKGHGSSPILPNGSSILVEGKPIARVGDVTGCGAVIT from the coding sequence ATGAGCAATCTGACTGCCGCCTGCGTTGGCGATATGCACGTTTGCCCGATCAAAGGGCACGGCTCTTCCCCCATCCTGCCGAACGGCTCCAGCATCCTTGTTGAAGGTAAACCCATTGCCCGGGTGGGCGATGTTACCGGTTGCGGTGCAGTTATTACCTAA
- a CDS encoding translation initiation factor eIF-2B: MQELDTKAETLLAGVREDYQSGATQLASRTLNELLWYLDDVNPDAETLSRLISELRAARPSMIVIGNALGMVRERWAEAPDRPRQAILDTLRQLENAGMAITRHARSQLPENPVLMTHSASSVVLALFRALADAGEPFSVICTQSSPGFEGHILARALNDLAVPVTLITDAQMGVFVASADVVITGCDTWLTDGYFVNKVGTGPLALAAQAAGKPFWVLADSFRNSDASHNSATLEEMPASELKAPEGHWITPRNVYFETVPQQLVGLRISEQGVFSPPAGPRR; the protein is encoded by the coding sequence ATGCAGGAGCTGGATACAAAGGCGGAGACTCTGCTGGCCGGTGTGCGGGAGGATTACCAGTCCGGTGCCACTCAGTTGGCCAGTCGCACGCTCAATGAACTGCTTTGGTACCTGGATGACGTCAACCCCGACGCTGAAACCCTGTCTCGCCTGATATCCGAACTTCGGGCCGCCCGTCCCAGCATGATCGTCATTGGCAACGCCCTTGGCATGGTCCGGGAACGCTGGGCAGAGGCCCCGGACCGACCCCGGCAGGCGATTCTGGACACCCTCCGACAACTCGAAAATGCGGGCATGGCGATCACCCGACACGCGCGAAGCCAGTTACCTGAGAATCCCGTGTTAATGACCCACAGCGCCAGCTCGGTGGTGCTCGCCCTGTTTCGGGCGCTGGCCGACGCCGGTGAGCCCTTTTCCGTCATCTGCACCCAGAGCAGCCCCGGGTTTGAGGGGCATATCCTGGCCCGCGCGCTGAATGACCTGGCGGTGCCTGTCACCCTGATTACGGATGCCCAGATGGGCGTGTTTGTCGCCAGCGCGGATGTGGTCATCACCGGGTGCGACACCTGGCTGACAGACGGCTATTTTGTGAACAAGGTCGGCACAGGGCCACTTGCACTGGCGGCACAGGCCGCCGGTAAGCCATTCTGGGTGCTGGCGGACAGCTTTCGCAACAGCGATGCCAGCCACAATTCGGCCACCCTTGAGGAAATGCCCGCCAGTGAGCTCAAGGCCCCGGAGGGGCACTGGATAACCCCGCGCAACGTGTATTTTGAAACCGTTCCGCAGCAACTGGTCGGCCTGCGGATCAGCGAGCAGGGCGTTTTTTCGCCCCCGGCTGGGCCTCGGCGGTAA
- a CDS encoding DUF2235 domain-containing protein, with protein MGTKFGEPDDGLSMGLGLGEQGILRKIEEGAADLVVQLKRSVYEPIDELVLDVFGFSRGAATARHFVSREVYDTTGSLYGEYKGRLVKAFEREGIPWPDKGGRRAIHPNKSQ; from the coding sequence GTGGGCACTAAATTTGGTGAGCCCGACGATGGTCTAAGTATGGGGTTGGGGCTGGGAGAGCAAGGCATCCTCAGGAAAATCGAGGAAGGCGCCGCAGACCTCGTCGTGCAACTGAAACGCTCCGTTTACGAACCAATAGATGAGTTGGTTCTGGATGTGTTCGGGTTTAGCCGTGGAGCCGCAACCGCCCGGCATTTTGTCAGCCGGGAAGTCTACGACACAACAGGCTCTTTGTACGGCGAATACAAAGGGAGGTTGGTCAAAGCTTTCGAGCGAGAGGGCATTCCATGGCCCGATAAGGGTGGTCGTCGGGCTATTCACCCGAATAAGAGCCAGTGA
- a CDS encoding fatty acid cis/trans isomerase, translating to MPAILVAVCLLLLAGCAENTSESTGKRILPAPSQQPIAFEADVQPILERKCLACHSCYDAPCQLKMEYADGLIRGAHPKPVYNSARLQTQATTRLGIDAQTEQQWRDLGFYSVLAQGNKTRSLFENMIRLGKQHEFAPNSKLPGDIELGIGRVNQCVTNAEFGDYADDHPYEGMPLAVTGLTDDEYATLAGWLNQGGAIHPHQVEVTPAEQQHIEQWEQWLNQPENHQQLVSRWLYEHLYLAHLYFVDDGANTRFFELVRSRTPPGAPVELIATRRPNDTPGGALYYRLRPVAGSIIHKRHITLAFGPQQRQRTQQLFFGRDWPLATLPGYGADERANPFATFTAIPARARYQFMLDNAEYFTRTFIRGPVCRGQIATDVIRDQFWAVFQAPDDDLYVTDPGYRQRVTPLLALPGQDSDLLDFGDNWSTYKAKRNEYSRLRSTAYSLAYPDGAGLDQVWDGDGYNTNALLTIFRHHNNASVQRGLIGQVPTTSWWMDYPLFERTYYELVVNFDVFGNVAHQTQTRLYFDLIRNGAEQNYLRLIPAGERNRVLKRWYQGAGKLKLGYSYADMDDRTPSQVPYVTSAHNEELGARLLLTFRDLNAERNDPINRCGGSSCGRPYLPEWIRSTDQTLSQLASTRAEFLPAITFLPEVSFLRVRNEKGERTVYTVIRDRAHSNVAFMFGEDFRYQPDDDKLTIYPGIIGSYPNFMFDVPAAQVALFTNTLRRLKTQEAFDELVSVWGVRRTHPDFWTILHDITAWHREHQPLQAGIFDINRYENL from the coding sequence ATGCCCGCCATTCTGGTTGCTGTATGCCTGTTGCTGCTGGCCGGTTGTGCCGAAAACACCTCGGAATCCACCGGGAAGCGAATACTGCCGGCCCCGTCGCAGCAACCGATTGCCTTCGAGGCCGATGTCCAACCCATTCTTGAGCGCAAATGCCTGGCCTGCCATAGCTGCTACGACGCCCCCTGTCAGCTAAAGATGGAATACGCCGACGGCCTGATCCGCGGGGCTCATCCAAAGCCGGTCTATAACAGCGCTAGACTGCAGACCCAGGCCACCACCCGCCTGGGTATCGATGCCCAGACCGAACAGCAGTGGCGGGATCTGGGCTTTTACTCGGTGCTGGCGCAGGGCAACAAAACCCGTAGTCTGTTTGAAAACATGATCCGCCTGGGCAAGCAGCACGAGTTTGCCCCCAACAGCAAACTTCCCGGGGACATCGAACTGGGTATCGGGCGTGTCAACCAGTGTGTGACCAACGCGGAGTTTGGCGATTACGCCGACGACCATCCCTATGAGGGCATGCCCCTGGCGGTGACCGGCCTCACCGACGACGAATACGCCACCCTCGCCGGCTGGCTCAACCAGGGCGGCGCTATCCACCCTCACCAGGTTGAGGTGACCCCGGCGGAACAGCAGCATATCGAGCAGTGGGAACAATGGCTGAATCAGCCAGAAAACCACCAGCAACTGGTCAGCCGCTGGTTGTACGAACACCTCTATCTGGCCCACCTGTATTTTGTGGACGACGGTGCCAACACCCGCTTCTTCGAACTGGTTCGCTCGCGCACGCCGCCCGGCGCGCCCGTTGAGCTGATTGCCACCCGCCGTCCCAATGATACGCCCGGGGGCGCCCTTTACTATCGGCTGCGCCCGGTCGCCGGCAGCATTATCCACAAACGCCACATCACCTTAGCGTTTGGCCCCCAGCAACGGCAGCGGACACAACAGTTATTCTTTGGCCGCGACTGGCCGCTGGCCACCCTTCCGGGTTATGGTGCCGATGAACGGGCCAATCCCTTTGCCACCTTCACCGCCATTCCGGCACGCGCCCGCTACCAGTTCATGCTGGACAACGCCGAGTATTTCACCCGCACTTTCATTCGCGGGCCAGTGTGCCGTGGGCAGATTGCCACCGATGTGATCCGCGACCAGTTCTGGGCCGTGTTCCAGGCCCCCGACGACGATCTGTATGTCACCGATCCCGGTTATCGCCAACGGGTAACGCCGTTGCTGGCCCTACCCGGCCAGGACAGCGACCTGCTGGACTTTGGTGATAACTGGAGCACCTATAAGGCCAAGCGTAACGAATACAGCAGACTGCGCTCGACCGCTTATAGCCTTGCCTATCCGGATGGCGCCGGGCTGGACCAGGTCTGGGATGGTGACGGTTACAACACCAATGCCCTGCTCACCATTTTCCGCCATCACAACAACGCCTCCGTGCAGCGGGGCCTGATTGGCCAGGTGCCGACAACAAGCTGGTGGATGGACTACCCACTCTTTGAGCGCACCTACTACGAACTGGTGGTGAACTTCGATGTCTTCGGCAATGTCGCCCACCAGACCCAGACCCGGCTCTATTTTGACCTGATTCGCAACGGTGCTGAGCAGAATTACCTGCGCCTGATCCCGGCCGGAGAGCGCAACCGGGTGCTGAAACGCTGGTACCAGGGTGCCGGCAAGCTCAAACTGGGTTACAGCTATGCTGACATGGATGACCGCACCCCCTCCCAGGTACCCTATGTCACCAGCGCCCACAATGAGGAGCTCGGGGCCAGGTTGCTGCTCACGTTTCGCGACCTGAACGCCGAACGGAACGATCCGATCAACCGCTGCGGTGGTAGCAGCTGTGGTCGCCCTTATCTGCCTGAGTGGATTCGCAGCACCGACCAGACGCTGTCCCAACTGGCGTCGACCCGCGCCGAGTTCCTGCCGGCGATTACTTTCCTGCCGGAGGTCAGCTTCCTGCGGGTACGTAACGAAAAGGGTGAACGTACCGTTTACACGGTGATCCGGGACCGCGCCCACAGTAATGTTGCCTTCATGTTTGGTGAGGATTTCCGGTATCAGCCGGATGACGACAAACTGACCATTTATCCAGGCATCATTGGCAGCTATCCCAATTTCATGTTTGATGTACCGGCCGCGCAGGTGGCCCTGTTCACCAACACATTGCGGCGGCTGAAGACCCAGGAAGCATTCGACGAGCTGGTCAGCGTCTGGGGCGTACGCCGCACGCACCCGGACTTCTGGACCATCCTCCACGACATCACTGCCTGGCATCGGGAACACCAGCCGTTGCAGGCAGGCATCTTCGACATCAACCGCTACGAGAACCTCTGA